A DNA window from Kitasatospora atroaurantiaca contains the following coding sequences:
- a CDS encoding pyridoxal phosphate-dependent decarboxylase family protein, producing MSAAPNRMHRPDSELVDLVFDYMRERLQYDPVPLDHPGDGEHLRAHLAGVLNEHGNNPADVLKLYDHELSRAVISADSPRYLSFIPCAPTKAALLFDMVVSCASLQGISWLEAAGAIAAENQVLRLIADRAGLPESAGGTFVSGGSAGNLSALVVARDVARRKLGVGPEARLRIAVADQVHSSVKNTFNIIGVEAFKVPTVDRRFTGEALRAALAADPNPETVIAVVGTAGTTNEGIVDDLQGLSEVTRERGMWFHVDGAYGGAGLFAPSVRERYNGIEHADSFVVDPHKWLFAPFDCAALIYRNPQLARAVHTQDASYLDVLHTEGDEWNPTDYAYHLTRRARGLPLWFSLAVHGTQAYTDAIEEGLKLARETAQVIRETEHLELLMDPQLSAVCFRRTGWTNDDYYRWSQQLLADQIGFVTPTGWDGETVARFAFLHPGTTMEMVHEILATMA from the coding sequence GTGTCCGCAGCCCCCAACCGCATGCACCGGCCCGACAGCGAGTTGGTCGATCTGGTATTCGACTACATGCGCGAGCGGCTGCAGTACGACCCCGTACCGCTCGACCACCCCGGCGACGGCGAGCACCTGCGCGCCCACCTCGCGGGCGTGCTCAACGAGCACGGGAACAACCCCGCGGACGTGCTCAAGCTCTACGACCACGAGCTCTCCCGGGCGGTCATCTCCGCCGACAGCCCGCGCTACCTGTCCTTCATCCCGTGCGCCCCCACCAAGGCCGCACTGCTCTTCGACATGGTGGTCTCCTGCGCCTCGCTCCAGGGCATCTCCTGGCTGGAGGCGGCCGGTGCGATCGCCGCCGAGAACCAGGTGCTGCGGCTGATAGCCGACCGCGCGGGCCTGCCCGAGTCGGCGGGCGGCACCTTCGTCTCCGGCGGCTCGGCCGGCAACCTCTCCGCGCTGGTGGTCGCCCGCGACGTGGCCCGCCGCAAGCTCGGCGTAGGACCGGAGGCGCGGCTGCGGATCGCCGTCGCCGACCAGGTGCACTCCTCGGTCAAGAACACCTTCAACATCATCGGCGTCGAGGCCTTCAAGGTCCCGACCGTCGACCGCCGGTTCACCGGCGAGGCCCTGCGCGCGGCGCTGGCCGCAGACCCCAACCCCGAGACCGTGATCGCGGTGGTCGGCACGGCGGGCACGACGAACGAGGGCATCGTCGACGACCTGCAGGGCCTGTCCGAGGTCACCCGCGAGCGGGGCATGTGGTTCCACGTGGACGGTGCGTACGGCGGCGCGGGTCTCTTCGCCCCCTCCGTCCGCGAGCGCTACAACGGCATCGAGCACGCCGACTCCTTCGTGGTGGACCCGCACAAGTGGCTGTTCGCGCCGTTCGACTGCGCCGCGCTGATCTACCGCAACCCGCAGCTGGCCCGCGCCGTCCACACCCAGGACGCCTCGTACCTCGACGTGCTGCACACCGAGGGCGACGAGTGGAACCCGACCGACTACGCCTACCACCTCACCCGCCGGGCCCGTGGGCTGCCGCTCTGGTTCTCGCTGGCGGTGCACGGGACCCAGGCGTACACCGACGCGATCGAGGAGGGCCTGAAGCTGGCCCGGGAGACCGCGCAGGTGATCCGGGAGACCGAGCACCTCGAGCTGCTCATGGACCCGCAGCTCTCGGCCGTCTGCTTCCGCCGCACCGGCTGGACCAACGACGACTACTACCGCTGGTCGCAGCAGCTGCTGGCCGACCAGATCGGCTTCGTCACGCCGACCGGCTGGGACGGCGAGACCGTCGCCCGCTTCGCCTTCCTCCACCCGGGCACCACGATGGAGATGGTCCACGAGATCCTCGCCACCATGGCGTAA